From a region of the Zingiber officinale cultivar Zhangliang chromosome 10B, Zo_v1.1, whole genome shotgun sequence genome:
- the LOC122029005 gene encoding uncharacterized protein LOC122029005, whose translation MQGIPSSLQLLFGSKVTASWLAGRAGVANNRVDWQQGMASSYARQRWKEDLLPCAWRIVMDKSWMVLPRQTEEYRNGVECFLQFTFSNANINGMILCPCVRCKISIFVSREVAYDHLTVDGFIKGYTHWVAHGEIAYSASTNSDFVQSRKDVDDMQGLVYEAFGIPEHNDSIISTSAFEYDKEIPTREAEKFYKLIDDSQKELYPGCKKFSKLAFIIRLLHLKCLGKMTNKIFDMLLNLLREAFPNAMDDLHKSYYEAEKLMKQLGLGYEKFDACPNDCTLFWRLDKDRIQCKICSELRWETSENDPTGEKRKIARKDGYMRHPADSPSWQTFDHKHPEFAKDPRNIRLGLASDGFNPFKNMSVTHSTWPVILMPYNLPPWMCMKQPYFMLSLLIPGPSAPGNNIDIYLQPLIADLKDLWEIGVQTYDASTKQNFQLHAALLWTISDFPGYANLSGWSTKGKLACPVCHQFTHSQWLKHGGKFCYMGHRRFLNSDHVFRKNAQFFDGTEEHGRPPPILSGDMVINELKYLKFTFGKTVNDNSALPFNWKKLSIFFDLPYWKDNIIRHNLDLMHIEKNVCESICGTLLNIEGKSKDNLKSRLDLQEMGIRSSLHPIEKGSNKVYLPPASFSMGKKEKDIFCKVLKKIKVPDGYASNISRCVQMKPAKLSGLKSHDNHILMQQLLPVALRKTLSRSVRIPLIRLSRYFQELCSKVISPTDLVRLKRDIAVILCELEKIFPPSFFDIMVHLTIHLAIEVQLAGPVHYRWMYPIERYLGTLKSYVRNRSRPEGSIAEGYLAEECLTFCSLYLADYVETRFNQSSRNDDINIDSTFALDVFNYSGHALEKAIATKFDIEILKKAHQYVLFNCHHVQSFIDEHRRILNQSHSHIPPHQIERLHSETFSSWFASHIEDTTLPADDPVSSDLRLIARGPDAIGIRYEKFISNGFRFHTKEVERKRKTQNCGVTVRATTSSYSSIRDHNPVLSELDYYGILQNVIELNYGGGRKVVLFECEWVSKGKRLKLDEDGFVLANFKNVRRHNEPYILASQAMQVFYVEDPIDYNWHVIITTDARAKHKMQPMADVDTYLQSNICNYGDYNEHEEVVWIRDDVAGVEIDTDL comes from the exons ATGCAAGGAATACCTTCTTCCTTGCAACTGCTATTCGGCAGTAAAGTCACTGCTAGTTGGCTAGCTGGAAGGGCTGGAGTCGCCAACAACAGAGTTGACTGGCAGCAAGGGATGGCCAGTAGCTATGCTAGACAACGGTGGAAGGAGGACCTTCTTCCTTGTGCTTGGAG aaTTGTTATGGATAAGAGTTGGATGGTTTTACCGAGACAAACTGAGGAGTATAGAAATGGAGTTGAGTGTTTCTTACAATTTACATTTTCTAATGCTAACATAAATGGAATGATTTTATGCCCTTGTGTGCGGTGTAAGATTAGTATATTTGTTTCAAGAGAGGTTGCTTATGATCATTTGACagttgatggatttatcaaaggATATACTCACTGGGTAGCTCATGGAGAAATAGCATATAGTGCATCTACAAACTCTGATTTTGTCCAATCTCGAAAGGATGTAGATGATATGCAAGGATTAGTTTACGAGGCATTTGGGATTCCAGAGCATAATGATAGTATTATCAGCACATCAGCATTTGAATATGATAAGGAGATTCCAACTAGAGAAGCAGagaaattctataaattaattgatgattcacaAAAAGAATTATATCCAGGTTGTAAGAAATTCTCAAAACTTGCATTTATTATTCGTTTGCTTCACTTGAAGTGCCTAGGGAAAATGACCAACAAGATTTTTGATATGCTTTTAAATTTATTGAGAGAAGCATTTCCAAATGCAATGGATGATTTGCATAAGTCGTACTATGAAGCAGAAAAATTGATGAAGCAATTAGGACTTGGTTACGAAAAGTTTGatgcttgtcctaatgattgcACTTTGTTTTGGAGGTTGGATAAAGATAGAATTCAATGCAAAATATGTAGTGAGCTTAGATGGGAAACATCTGAAAATGATCCTACTGGTGAGAAGAGAAAAATCGCACGTAAG GATGGTTACATGCGGCATCCGGCAGACTCTCCATCTTGGCAAACATTTGACCATAAGCACCCAGAATTTGCAAAGGATCCTAGGAACATAAGGCTTGGTTTAGCATCAGATGGATTTAATCCATTCAAAAATATGAGTGTGACACATAGTACGTGGCCAGTTATTTTAATGCCATATAATCTTccaccatggatgtgtatgaagcaACCATATTTTATGTTGTCACTATTGATACCTGGTCCATCTGCTCCAGGGAATAACATCGACATCTACTTGCAACCTCTTATTGCAGATTTGAAGGATTTATGGGAGATAGGAGTTCAAACATATGATGCATCAACTAAACAGAATTTTCAATTGCATGCTGCATTACTATGGACAATAAGTGATTTCCCTGGATATGCAAACTTATCCGGATGGAGTACTAAAGGAAAACTTGCATGCCCAGTGTGTCATCAATTTACACATTCACAGTGGTTAAAACATGGTGGAAAATTTTGTTATATGGGTCATCGGAGGTTTTTAAATAGTGATCATGTATTTCGAAAAAATGCTCAATTTTTTGATGGCACAGAAGAGCATGGAAGACCACCGCCTATACTATCAGGAGACATGGTGATAAATGAGTTGAAATATTTGAAATTTACTTTTGGAAAAACAGTTAATGATAATTCAGCTCTACCATTCAATTGGaaaaaattgagtatattttttgATTTACCATATTGGAAAGATAACATAATACGTCACAATCTTGACCttatgcatattgaaaagaatgtaTGTGAATCTATTTGTGGGACATTGCTGAATATAGAAGGAAAATCGAAAGATAATCTCAAATCACGACTTGATTTGCAAGAAATGGGGATAAGATCATCACTTCATCCTATTGAGAAAGGATCAAATAAAGTGTATTTACCTCCCGCATCTTTTTCAATGGGGAAAAAAGAGAAGGATATATTTTGCAAGgtcttaaaaaaaatcaaagttccaGATGGCTATGCATCCAATATATCACGATGTGTTCAAATGAAACCGGCAAAATTAAGTGGTCTAAAAAGTCATGACAATCACATCTTGATGCAGCAATTATTGCCAGTAGCACTACGCAAAACTTTATCTAGATCTGTTCGGATTCCTTTGATTAGATTAAGCAGATATTTTCAAGAGTTATGTTCTAAAGTAATTTCTCCTACAGATTTGGTtcgtttaaagagagatattgcaGTGATCCTATGTGAATTGGAAAAGATTTTTCCTCCATCATTTTTTGACATAATGGTTCATCTAACTATTCATTTGGCAATTGAAGTACAGCTTGCTGGCCCAGTTCACTATCGTTGGATGTATCCAATTGAAAG GTACTTGGGAACATTAAAGTCTTATGTTAGAAATAGAAGTAGACCAGAAGGATCTATTGCTGAAGGGTATTTAGCTGAGGAATGTTTGACATTCTGCTCTTTATATTTAGCAGATTATGTAGAGACAAGATTTAATCAATCATCAAGAAATGATGATATAAATATTGACTCTACATTTGCATTAGATGTGTTCAACTACTCAGGTCATGCACTTGAAAAGGCCATTGCAACTAAGTTTGACATTGAGATATTAAAGAAGGCACATCAATATGTATTATTCAATTGTCATCACGTCCAATCTTTTATAGA TGAACATCGAAGAATTCTGAATCAAAGTCATTCTCATATTCCACCACACCAAATTGAGCGTTTACATAGTGAAACATTTTCCTCCTGGTTTGCCAGTCAT ATTGAAGATACAACTCTTCCAGCAGATGATCCAGTGTCAAGTGATTTGAGATTAATTGCCAGAGGCCCGGATGCCATTGGCATACGAtatgaaaaatttatttcaaatggaTTTAGGTTTCATACAAAGGAAGTGGAACGTAAGAGAAAGACTCAAAATTGTGGTGTAACTGTTAGGGCAACTACTTCAAGTTATTCAAGTATAAGAGATCATAATCCAGTATTAAGTGAACTTGATTACTATGGGATTTTACAAAATGTGATTGAGTTAAACTATGGAGGAGGTCGAAAAGTTGTGTTATTTGAGTGTGAGTGGGTCTCCAAAGGCAAACGACTAAAATTGGATGAGGATGGTTTTGTGTTagcaaattttaaaaatgttaggcGTCATAACGAGCCTTATATTTTAGCATCTCAGGCTATGCAAGTATTTTATGTGGAAGATCCAATTGATTATAATTGGCATGTCATTATCACCACTGATGCACGAGCAAAGCATAAAATGCAGCCTATGGCAGATGTTGATACATATCTTCAAAGTAATATTTGTAATTATGGAGACTACAATGAACATGAAGAAGTGGTTTGGATTCGAGATGATGTTGCAGGAGTGGAAATTGATACCGATTTGTGA
- the LOC122029775 gene encoding geranylgeranyl pyrophosphate synthase, chloroplastic-like, producing MAYATASFVVYGTNLAIKPASRRSPAGSAGRRPMVAVVRCVSTRMETGNLVVDQFDLKEYMAEKGRKVNEALDLAVPLRHPEVIHRSMRHSLLAGGKRVRPLLAIASCELVGGDEKAAMPVACASEMIHTMSLIHDDLPCMDNDDLRRGQPTNHVLFGEDTAILAGDALLSFAFEHVAVSTVGVAPERVLRSIVELGNCVGSEGLVAGQIVDISCEGKVVDKDVLEYIHIHKTARLLEGAAVCGAIVGGGDEEEVKRIRSYARCVGLLFQVVDDILDVTKTSEELGKTAGKDLASDKTTYPKLLGLDGAREFAQSLVRKAEGELAVFDAARAAPLYHLARYIAYRQN from the exons ATGGCCTACGCCACCGCCTCCTTCGTCGTCTACGGCACCAATCTCGCCATAAAACCCGCTTCAAGGAGAAGCCCAGCCGGTTCGGCTGGCCGCCGCCCCATGGTCGCCGTCGTGCGCTGCGTCTCGACCAGGATGGAAACCGGCAACCTCGTTGTGGATCAATTCGACCTCAAGGAGTACATGGCGGAGAAGGGTCGCAAGGTGAACGAGGCCCTCGACCTGGCCGTCCCCCTCCGGCACCCGGAGGTGATCCACCGCTCCATGCGCCACTCCCTCCTGGCCGGCGGCAAGCGCGTCCGCCCTCTCCTCGCGATCGCCTCCTGCGAGCTCGTCGGCGGCGACGAGAAGGCCGCGATGCCCGTGGCCTGCGCCTCGGAGATGATCCACACCATGTCGCTCATCCACGACGATCTCCCCTGCATGGACAACGACGACCTCCGACGCGGCCAGCCCACCAACCACGTCCTCTTCGGCGAGGACACAGCCATCCTCGCCGGCGACGCCCTCCTGTCGTTCGCCTTCGAGCACGTCGCCGTGAGCACCGTCGGCGTGGCGCCGGAGCGCGTACTCCGCTCCATTGTTGAGCTCGGGAACTGCGTGGGATCCGAAGGCCTGGTGGCCGGCCAG ATTGTGGACATTTCGTGCGAGGGGAAAGTGGTGGACAAGGACGTGCTCGAGTACATCCACATCCACAAGACGGCGAGGCTGCTGGAGGGAGCGGCCGTGTGCGGGGCCATAGTTGGCGGCGGCGACGAGGAGGAGGTGAAGCGGATTCGGAGCTACGCCCGCTGCGTGGGGTTACTGTTCCAGGTGGTGGACGACATCCTGGACGTGACGAAGACGTCGGAGGAGCTGGGGAAGACCGCCGGGAAGGACCTGGCCAGCGACAAGACCACCTACCCCAAGCTGCTAGGCCTCGACGGCGCCCGCGAGTTCGCGCAGTCGCTCGTGAGGAAGGCGGAGGGGGAGCTCGCCGTCTTCGACGCCGCCCGCGCCGCGCCGCTCTACCACCTCGCCCGATACATAGCCTACCGCCAGAACTAG
- the LOC122029006 gene encoding uncharacterized protein LOC122029006: MTSKRRSKRKSRFKLQTEIDMQPSAMCTNHTDRHSIEQGTLNNHRDAASNQFHVDLQDHIPHVENNSAVPDQNDDMNDKSNEDSDDVLRNTNRKKRGPTFMKEIWGRPSTLPRIEITCDDMGRPIGTKRNKFTDFLGSLARNGKYCPIDVENWHKMPTEKKKDMLNVIKEKYNLPPGTENWTLHSIAKKWRNWKSELKKYYNPELSIQVLLEQRDERAHAEQYMGLITFWNKEKSKEMCEKNKAARKHKIMHQPTGRTSFAQVQHKLEKEKGHPPSRVELFQACFTHALLMPMEVLQAAMNELTNQLPEDSNDPVNQNDIFAQIMGPDRPGRVRMLGDGVSPSDLWGEVPSRGTCNRLVMEQQTKLEKMDEQIKKQGQHIAMLEAKISDQSNQSHFSNCNSNQHTSPNSNPQLLDALF; the protein is encoded by the exons ATGACTTCTAAGCGTCGAAGTAAAAGAAAATCTCGCTTTAAACTTCAAACTGAGATTGATATGCAGCCATCAGCTATGTGTACAAATCACACAGATCGACATTCAATTGAACAAG GTACCTTGAATAACCATAGAGATGCAGCTTCAAATCAATTCCATGTTGATCTACAAGATCATATCCcacatgttgaaaataattctgcAGTTCCAGACCAAAATGATGATATGAACGACAAATCTAATGAAG ATAGTGATGATGTACTTCGTAATACTAATAGGAAAAAAAGAGGTCCTACGTTCATGAAAGAAATTTGGGGTCGACCTAGCACATTACCACGCATTGAGATTACATGTGATGATATGGGACGTCCTAtaggaacaaaaagaaataaatttactgATTTCTTAGGGTCTTTGGCAAGAAATGGTAAGTATTGTCCAATTGATGTGGAAAATTGGCATAAAATGCCAACGGAAAAAAAGAAAGACATGTTAAATGTTATAAAG GAAAAGTATAATCTTCCTCCGGGGACAGAAAATTGGACACTACACTCAATAGCAAAAAAATGGAGAAACTGGAAGTCAGAACTTAAAAAGTACTATAATCCTGAATTATCAATTCAAGTCCTTTTAGAACAGAGAGATGAAAGAGCTCATGCTGAACAGTATATGGGACTAATTACTTTTTggaacaaagaaaaatcaaag GAAATGTGCGAAAAAAATAAAGCTGCCAGAAAGCACAAGATCATGCATCAACCCACTGGAAGGACATCTTTTGCTCAAGTGCAACACAAATTG gaaaaagaaaagggtCATCCTCCATCACGAGTTGAATTATTCCAGGCTTGCTTTACTCATGCTTTACTCATGCCAATGGAAGTCCTTCAA GCCGCAATGAATGAATTAACAAATCAACTTCCTGAAGATTCTAATGATCCAGTGAATCAGAATGATATATTTGCTCAAATCATGGGACCAGATAGACCTGGTCGAGTACGTATGCTTGGTGATGGTGTTAGTCCATCTGATTTGTGGGGAGAAGTTCCTAGTCGTGGCACATGCAATCGACTAGTGATGGAACAACAgacaaaattagaaaaaatggATGAGCAAATTAAAAAGCAAGGCCAACATATTGCAATGTTAGAAGCTAAAATTTCTGATCAATCAAACCAGAGTCATTTTTCAAATTGCAATAGTAATCAACACACATCACCAAATAGTAATCCACAATT ATTGGATGCTCTGTTttga